aactcaaaatttagagtgctattttattttaaatagtaagtcattatattttgaaaaacGATTGCCAACAAATCAGGAATAATATCATCTTACGTTAAGAAAGTTTAACCTACCTTAAAACTCTTATTTGGAGAGCTAAACTTATCTAAAAGAATATGTGGATATTTGAAGGGATGAATTATTAATTATTCACTGTTAATAGACGATATAGCCTTATAACTGAGTGGATTATTGGTCGCTCTCTATTTTTATTCTATTTATGGTGTATTTCCATGTCGGATGGATGGTAAGTCATTCACCTTTATATAATGCACTTTTTAATTAGTAATTGTATTTAATAAATTATGTTGATGCTTGTGTAAAAATATGAAAGAAAATGTGTGGCattgtaaaagaaaaaaatagctAAGAAATGATGgaactaataaaattaaagaaaataaaatgagaATAAGAAAGTAGTAATAAAGGTATAAATGTTGCTAAAAcattaaaaaatctaaatttatagagatttgtttttattttattttatgatatgatatcatAACTATCTTTTATTATTCTATTTTAAATACTTAACAACAATATTAGATACGGTTTAAGttcattcattttaaattttttctattacatgaattattttttatgcattttGTTTTTTATGTATTTTCTCATTCATTGTCTTGTATTACATGAATGCATTTTATCTCAAGTGAAGAAATGtatcaattttattaaaatattatttaatacaATGTTCTTAAAACAACATCGGTTAGGTATATCTCATACAAAATAAATCATCGAAGATACAATAATAAGATATCGCGCCTTATGCGCCATCTGCTCTCAGGCTCGGCTtaaggcataggccattaagaTCTATGCCTAGGACCTCAATTTTATTAATTAGGGCTCACTAatatcaaaaaaaattttgatagatTTAATACTGAAAATTTAATTCTCTGCCATAACAGCAATTTTTTTCTGCCATAACGCTAATAACAGCTGGTAAAGTTTTAGACTCTTCGTTATCCGTGTACAAGAGTCAACAACAATTAATTCCAACGTATACATTCATTATCATTCCTATTATATCTTCTCTTATAATCCTATATACAACTTTAccggattttaattttttacatcaCATTCTTCTTCCCATACTCTCATTCATATTCTCATTCATTTTCTCAAGTCTCAtccaatatttttttttcctcgTCGCCTAGTCGGTAGTTCTCTCAATCTCAGAAGACGTCCTTCGCCTTCTTCAATCATTCGgtaatattttttcaatcttttttttCTTGAAATGATTTTATTgttctatataaataataaattatagatgAAATGGACTCAAATATCGTTGGAAAAATATATTATTTGTAATTATATGAAATTTTGTCTTCCCATTTTTTCTTTTCTGTGGCAAGCAAATTACTACAATCACAAATCTGATTTAtgcatttaaaaaatcataaaatatgattTATAGATTTTTAATACTCTTTATGTGCCTTTTCTGATTTATTATATACTTGTTTTGTGCAGTTCATTATAaactatttaaattaatcaaaatttaatatttaatattttcttattatatttgtgTAGGTAATAGTCAAAGTTTgaaatatcatcaaattaaaactaCATGTGTAAATCAGGTTTCATTGTTGATTTAAttctaagtaattttattttgataaaatagtaggaacttatattttcttttttattattagttaaatataaatattgatggtttagatttatttttagagTTATAAGTTTTAAGAGAAATAATAAATCCAGAACTAAAAACTGTGCGGTTAGGTATTaaaccttataaaaaaattaaattcttttcctaATGCATGGATAgcttataaaatattattaactaTACCGGTTAGTGTCACTTCAGTAgaaagaaatttttcaaaattaaaattaataaagtcttatTTACGTTCAACAATGTTTCAACATAGATTAAATAATCTAGCAATTTTATCGattgaaaaaaatttattatcaaacttgaatataaaattttaattaataattttacatctcaaaaagctagaaaattaaattttatataaaaatctatttttaaattaatattttattttttaaaaaaaatttaaatcctccATTGTCGGTCCCAAATCCGAATGAAAAAGAGtgagagaaaattttattaaaaaaatattaaagatctaaatttttttttggccTAGGACCTCATGAAACTTTGAGACGGCCTGTCTGCTCTCTTTATAGTGGCACTGAAATACATCAAACGATCTGCTCATGCTTAGTAATTTCAAACCTGATGTCCAATGTTTTCTTGATCCTATCAAAAAAGTGACTTAGCAGTAGCACAGTTAAATAATATGATTTATTATTGTTTAAATATGATATATATTGTACATTGATGTCCTTATGCGTCGTGTTCCGTAAATGTCTCGATATTAAGTTGGTTCCTTTCGTATAATTTAGTGACGAATTATGATATATTATGATAGATATTTGGGATGAACAAATTATCTTTTGTtatatttaccataaaaatgCAATACCGTGCATGGGAGGCGCGTATGACAGCTCCTGGGTAAGGGGCCGTTTGGTCACGGGATCGGATTTTCTTGTTCATTTGTTGCGATTCAAGAGATAGTCTTTTTGTATGTATTAAAGAAGATAAATGGTCCATACTTATTTTATAAATGAGGGTTATTCATCCTATCAATACATGCAAAGGGACTATTCCCTGGATCACAAAAAGCGGTCCAGAAGATCTGCTCTCCTTGATCACCTGCtatgtgaacccttccttgactgACGCGTAGGATTGTCATGCAGCAATTCAGATCTTCTGTTCATAATCGTTGATCTTTTTGTACGTCGGATTACGATCGAAATATAATCACAATTGGCTACGATCCCTCTTAAATTCATCGTCCTACTTAAGTTATAGTTTTGATTGAGCCAAGCGACCAGATGTCGTTGGCGATGGACAGGCCGCCCCTTGCTCGGCACTATACAGTCCGTCCATCGCCAATGGTCACCTAGCTCGATCCAAAATTATAATCAAAGTGGAAAGATAAACTCAGGAAGATCGTAGCCTAATTTAGCTAAATTTCGATCTCAATCCTATGTGTCAATTATGAAAGGGActaaaaaacaagaaataaagaatTGTGGAGAATAGGATCTGCCGTGCAACTTAACCAAATTATGCATAAATTAAAtgcatataaaaaattaaataaaaaaggaaatatcAATTATTGTTTTATTCGTAAATTAGAGCGTTCCGGGACTAGTATAATTAAAACAGTTACATTAGGAATATTCTTTTATTAACGTTCGTTAATTATATAGCTTTGTCTTCATGGGCTTAGGCGTGGCGATAAGTGGAGGTTCAGGGCACCGGCAAGCCGGGGATCCGAGGAAGCGGCGGAAGAAGTGACGGCGTCGACGATGGCGGCAGCAAGGGAATCGGAGGCAGGATAGACGGCGTCGAGGGCGGCGACGAAGACGGCGACGATGGCGTCAGGAAGGGAATCGGAGGCAGGATAGACGGCGTCGTTGACGACGGCGTCGATGGCGGCAACAGTGGGTTCGGCGGCAGAAGTGAGGGGATCGACGGCGGAAGAAGTGAGGGGATCGATGGCGGAAGAAGTGAGGGGATCGACGGAGGCAGAAGTGAGGGGATCGACGGCGGAAGAAGTGAGGGGATCGATGGCGGAAGAAGTGAGGGGATCGACGGAGGCAGAAGTGAGGGGATCGACGGCGGCAGAAGTGACGGGATCGACGGCGGCAGAAGTGAGGGGATCGGTGGCAGGAAGGGAATCGGAGGGAGGATAGGCCCCCTCGGAAACAGTGGGTTGGGCGGGAGGAAGGGGATCGGAGGCAGAAGCGAAGGGATATTCGGCAGCGAGGGCTTCGGCGGCAGGAAGGGAATGGGCGGAGGCATGAAAGCGGTCAAGCTCCTCGCGGCGCGAGCAGAGGAAACAGAGGAGCAGAGGAGGACGAAGAGGAGCGACAAGAGTGATGCGGCCTCCATTGCTGCCGTCAGAGGAACTCTATCGAACAGGTGGTGGGTGTGGTCTGTTGTACGCAGGAGATCAGTGCGCACATACATATATACGCGCTGGGTGGCGTTGGAACGCCGGAGCAGACGAAGCCACCCGCACGATGTGTGTATAATAATGGCTTttccattttttcttttttttttttgccctttTTGAATTATACTTTGATTTATTCGGTGACGGAGCGATTGAGCAGTTGATGAGAGTGATGGATGCATGCATgccaattttttattattattatttttttaatttgacgtatttataaaatttatttctttaaatatgCAGTACAATCAAAACTTGTAAATTCatcaccataagtacttttaatttattttaatagcagatgaaaaacttatataaaattgaatcgataatccttatcatttttttttttaaatttcaaaatagcATCCATCCAAAAAAGGTGAGGAATTTTAGGGTTTTTAGCTAAGGAGGGATTGAATTATTATATTGGGATAAAAGCATCCATTACCAGTTATTCTAtccaattaaattttatatttatgaatactatatttttttaaatttagaaaataaattgtaTTTACTAAATggagagagaaaaataataaattatattccATAAATATTATAGAGGAAAGAGAAAAATATAAGGAAACTGATATATGatataatgaaaagtttaatatctaaatttaataaaataatttttttatcctaaattataCCTTTTACGTAAGAAAATTAGTGTGGATATTCTAAGGAATCAATTTCAGATAAATATATAATCTTTTAACTAAGTTAGCGGTCGGTTATAAATTAATCctataatttctttttttaatataatttagagACTGGTGATGAGAATTACCTTTCTCTGTAAAAGAGGAATTTCAataggtttttgaaaaatatttttttgattttatttatttatttatttattttaaaatgcaGCGCATTTATATTTAATAAAGAGTGCACCTGTTTTGTATGTGTGTGTCCGATCTCTTTTTATCAACCACGACTATCGAATGAGTATTATTGTAATATTGTAGTTTTGCCTTTAATTTTGAATATTGTAAGATTATTAATGAGTTTAGACAAAAGTAAccgataattttttttagaaacttCGGATTTATATCAAACGAACATTATCAGCCCGCCCCCTGCATGGTGATTTTTCTAAATTTGCATGTATTTTTTCTAATcaataatgtttttttaaaacacATCATTAATGGATTTtttcattattaaatatttaattagctGGATAAAATTTGCAATAGTTTAAAATCAATATTGAATAATCATTTTGGAATCAAATTTCATGAGATTTATTCAATAGGTCAGCACTTATAAAAAAGAGGAAGATAATGCAAATAAACTTAAAtaagatagttttttttttaaaatcaaacaaCTTTATTATTTCATAACATAATTTATCACAAGATACAAATTCAATAAATACTTGATCACTTGGACTGAATTCATAAATTTAGATCCTcgtagaaattaagtataattaagAGACAACACGGTGGAATTAATCTGTCCTTAAGATCTTAACGTTCATTATTAAACTTCATGCATGCAGGTGCTGATCTGATCTGTTTATTGCTACGACGTGTATATAATAAATCCGTAATTTCTCCAAGGGTACACTAACGTTTTCGAATGTCCAAAAGGCAGATCAAGGTTTCATTTTGCCAGAAAGGAGCATCTATTTCCATTTTAATGGTATAATGATAAGGATGTTCAGTTATCTCTTAaatatttatagtttaattttcagttacgatatatttaaaaaaaatttaaatttttcttcaaaTAAAATTTACAATTAACTGTCCGAAACTGTCCGACCTAAcctgattaattattattttcattaatattttaaCTCTCTTGTCAACAACTGATTCTTCTGATTCTGCAAACATCTcctcttctctttcctttttGCCTTTACCTGTAACGcctttttgtttgttttcctttcttttatttttcaattttttatgatGTTGATTTTTAAGCATACTgctgattttaaaaaaatcaacattATAAGACCGATACAATcagtaagatttttttaaaaaatattaaaaaaggaTATATTTAAATTCTGAAATACGGTAGAAGAAGATATggagattttgaatttttaaaaagttgACATACAATAGAAGAAGACAGTATAATGAATATATTTATGATGTCCATGTCTAATTTTAACATCTCTACGATAAATTATGTATATATGGTAattacataaaaattataaattttgaaaactttatggTTACTGTTATTAataactttaaactaatatctcTGGACACATATAAACTCAGGGTACTTTAGAAACCTGTAGCATTTGGAATGTGTCTGTCAAAGTTCTCTGGGTCCATTaatgagttttgaccgaaatctATTGATAGATTTAGGGAAtttgaatttatgaaaaattgacgTATAACGGAAGAGATGAGTGTTgtggaggtagatatggtgtgCAAGCCACTTTCTAAGCCTTGTAAATGAAATTATGATTGCATGCCATTTggaatagtttatttttttttagtgggATGACTCACCTAACTTGCAACCTATCTTAGGTTGGATTGGGTGTAAgatatgataattaaataataagtgttattagagaaataaccttatagaattttctaaaattttttatttttttttgaatttaaacaAATTTCGTATAACatatttaaggggatgaattaaTTATACAGAAAGTTTGTTTGAAataagtgagagttgattgatttttattaaccTAAGTTTGTAAGCAATTAACCTAAGTCCCATGTATAAAAAACCTAAAATCCTCTAATTCCCTCTCCTCATTAGCCTGATCCCCTTCTCCTCACCTGACGTCGACCCAATGGCGGAGCCAGCCCGGATGATTTACCTGGGCTGATCGTGGGAGGTGGGCTACAAGCGTCAACAATAACACCGTCATCCGGGCTATTTCTCGTTTCTCTCCTATTATTTTTGCTTCTCCCATAGTAAATCTATGGCAAATCCCTTTGTCAAGGTTGAAGGCTACCCGGGCTACAGCCCGGGTAGCCTTCAACCTGGTTCCGCCCTTGCGTCGACCCTCTCCTCCTCCCCTTTATTGTCGGCCAGATCCATGCTATTGCCTGATGTCGTCGCCTCCTTCATGTGAGGCCAGATCagcgatgccgcagccatcgccgTCAAGAGGGTTGAGCCGCTAATCTCCCCTCAGTCCTGATGCATTGCTGCCCCTCTCGTGCCCTAGCTGCGCTGCTTCGATCACCACTGTCATCCGATCGTGGGACGCTGCTGAATGTGGTGTGAGTGTTGTCGCCTACCCTTCTCTCCTGTTAGACGCAGCCACAGCTCCGACGAATAGCAGCGGATGACTGCTTGTAGCCATCTCTACACCACCAATCGCCAGTGTGGCTCTCTACCATCCAACCACAGCTGCCAGGAGGGGTGAAAACAGTCCAGAAATTTGAAGAGAGACCTTGGCCACCATTTGGTCACCATAGAGACAGTTGACTCCGACCATAATCCAGCTCACCATCACCCGCATTAACCCTCGATTTAGTGGGCTGTTGATCGCTTTGAGCCGCTATTGAACAGGCCTAGGGTAACGAATCTCCCTCCCTTAGTTATGTTCATACAAGTTCATGGAATGTTATCTGGGTATATTGTGCCCGTTATTGTTTTCCCTTGATTCCATCTAATGAGAGTAATCGTGTTACATGTTTCTTAGAATTGTTGTTATGTACCATTGTGGCAATCCATTACATGATCAGAGATGGTGTTATTCCTGTTTGGTTCCATTGTAATTGATCCTTCAGTATAGGGCAGCAATTGTAGGGAAGGTATTAGATGATTATTGACTTAAGTATGTTTCGATCCATGAATGATGTTAATTCATAAGATATAGACGGTgacaaatttattgattaaaggtTGATGCTTAATCAATAAGATGGGTTAATTAAGCTTGATGATAGGGTTAGCTCTAATTTGATCCATAAACTTGATTAATCGGAGCTAATTATTAATTGGAGTAAAGTAATGATCGTTTTAAATAGGGATTTCCCTGATTAGCTTTGGGATTTATTTTAGCCATTAATTGCATATGTAATTAGTTAAATTATATATGTGGATGTAGGACTATGATTTGAGATGAGCATCTTGACGTGAGGTTTATTTGGACACAAGCTACTTTTCGATGAGGGtacttcttccttggcctctatagtTCACTGAACTTAGTGTCTAGTTTCTAATTGATAGATTAGGTCgctttaccttaaatctactCTTATTTATTCTTACTTGATACTTACCTGATTGATCTTGGAGATGATTTAGTTATTGCTTATACAGTCTTAGTTTTGGAAATCTATACTCTGTAGAGTACACACATGTATGGTATATACCATAGGAGATCCCATGTTGATTGTTGATATGCTGTAGTGTGTACACATGTATGATGTGCACTATAGGAGTTAATCTGTTTGATTGCCTATATGCTGTAGTGTAACCATTTGTGTGGGGTGTATGATCAGTGTTACTTTGTACCTTATGTGTTGTTTAGTAGATACATGTGGGATCTATTCATACCTATAGACTTAGGTGATAGATATATCATGTACTAGATGTACCTATAATGATGGAactgttgcattgatgatgactgtATCTATATaatgattatttacatcatgttcatcatcGATAGGTGTGGCTTTGTACCTTGTGTGTTGTTTAGTATATACTTGTTGGATCTATTCATACCTATGAACATAGGTAATAGAAAGATCATGTACTGGATATACTTATGTTCACTGTGCTGGTTGCATTGATGATAACTGTATCTGCATCATGATTATTTATATTATGTTCATTATTGCACTATATGCATGCTGCAACCAAAGTCTCCATTTTGGTGTGAGAGAGTTGTCAGTCATATTCGCTACCCATTTGACCACTCaaggagagtggtagctggagttgggTTCAACTTGTCCTATTGTACCCACTCAGCCACATGGatgtagtggtagttggagtcgTGCAAATAGTGACCCTCTTGATACATAACTAGATAGCTACTCTACATCTTGTCAATTTCAGCCACATTGATGTAGTGGTAACTAAAGAAGTGAGCAGTCATCACAATCTTGCCTGCTGGGCCACACAGATGTCGTGGTAGTTAGAGCAGAGTATAGGAGTGACACATACATGTTCATTTgtatatgatgcacggtgcatcttttGGTGATATATTAGCATATGATTGTGATATGCTGCATTTGATTGAGCTatgattattgcatatggttGCCATGATTTAtacatgtttatttttcatacatGTACGTGTTGTCCTATATATTGCTCAGGTATTACGAGCAGATCTATTATTGACCCCTAGTGACTTACTGATCGTAATATCGGGTGTGTTAGACTGGTACTGGTATGTGTATTTATTATGTCatttatgatcatgttcttattttcctATTAAGACTGTATGCTTTGATCTCCATGTTCTATGTTGATAATGCACTATTATGTCTATTACCTGCTGAGTCACCCGGACTCACCATCTTTGTATGTTTTATGTTCCTTAGGTAACATGTAGATGTtgtggagttgcttggagtatcccGTCTATTGGTCCCACATCATATATGAGGACACCTTATGTTGTGTCATTTTGCTTTACTTACATTTCCTTGGATTTCTTTATGGATTCGGTATTGTAATAATTTTAACTTGGACTTGGTGTTTAGCCTTGTGGCTACCTTTAATGTTTTTGGTGCTTGTTGTGTTTAAGACAAGCTAGCTCACAGTCTGTCATTTTGGTTTGGGTGTCCTACATTATGTCTTCCGAGGTATTTTTGTTTTAGCCATGTGGGCTACTTATTATCTTGCATGGTTATGTATTTTTCTAGTTGTGTGGGTTATAGTTATTATACTAGTACAGTCATGTATCTATATATCTAGGTGTTTTGTACGTTGTTAGAAGGGGAGAGATGTTATCTGTTTGTTGGGCAGAGACTCCTCTAGGCCAtgataatttattggtattagagccacatgTTTATTAGGCCTATTTCCAATTTAGATCTTCTGTCCCGAACCACCTCTATCCTTGTGTCCCACTCACTAAACGACAAACTTGTGAACAATGACTCGTGCGTGCAGAGTGCGTCCTAAAACCCACAGTTCATCGAACCCCTTCTCTGTGCCCTAAAGTCTTTCGTCCCGAACCATTTGACTCCCTTCGTTGATAGTCCCTCCGTCCCCTCCCTCCATTGACGATCAACAACAGCTCCAACTCCGCCCCCTCCCAAAGTCGACGACAGTAGCTCCAGCTCGGTACCTTTCTTCCTCCCACTCTCTCCCCTTCTCTAGGTACGGCCGGTTGATTGCGTCCTTGGCCTACCATCCTTGGCTAGTCGCGGACATATTGATGGCTAACCAGCATCCATCCATCTTATATTACTGGCGATAATTTATGATTAGAGATTCTATTTAATCCCAAACCTCAAGTGTAGTATATTAAAGTAGAATCAATTAATGCTCAGTATGAGCAAGGCAATTATTTGAAGAAACTGGGTTTATAGATTAGATGCAACATAAGCAATTTCTGCAGGTCAAGCACATTGTCTTCAGTAATTAGTCATTTAGCCATTGACACTTAAAACTTTTATTCCTAAGTTTTACTTGCATAAATCTAAACCTGtgataattgttattttctttGCTTAGTTTAGTCATCACAACTTTGCTATACTATTAAAATGAATTAATCGGTACAATAGTTTCTCAAGTGTAAAGATAACTAGTTTGTGGATGCTACCAAATTTATTCCTTATAAAAGGAAATCTTATGTGAAAATTTTATGAACATATCTTTGCAAACCATACAAAGACTTTGATGGGGGTTCTTCTAATTAGCTTTAGTATAGGATATTGTTACACATTTTATGAATAGATGGTAAATCAAGTTTTGAACAGACAATACTATACATTATTTAGCTCTTTTTTGTTTGGAAAATATGGTGTGCCATAAAATTTAGCTATTTTATGCAAGTTGTGGCTACTTTGAGTGGAGTTTATCAAATTTTCCATAAAATATATGattttccattatttatgcaaaCTGCTATTGTTTAGCTTAATTTTATTGAATTTTACTTTTTAGGTTGCTATTGAATGACATCATTAAGTAACAACAGCATCGACCATATCAAATTTGAAATTGTACAATGTAGGGATTGTGGACTAAGAGTATTGGTGCTAATCTCTAGATCGATCAAGAACCCAAGAAGACTATTGATGTAATAAATCTGCAAGTGCACGGAAGTGTCTCAAGTAATAATAAGATCGAATCTAcagagactgttgattaagcactagttaacttcacacagTAAATTATCTCGACAATCAGAGGTTGGTCCATGAGTGCTTGAAAACTAGAaattgagagaagagagagagaaggtAAGAGAGAGAGAAGTGAGGGGGGAGGCAGAGAGATCACGGAAGGACGCCAGAGTGATCTAGATTAGAGAGCAGAGAGATCACAGGAAGTGGCAGTGATGatcatagagagagagagagagtagagGGTTATCAAAACTAGTTCAGTAGTAAAGGACAATTCTAGGACTTCGAGTTCACCCAAATGAATATAAACACCTAATCTATGTTTGGTTTCCCATTCTCAATGGGTATTTATGTAGGTAGACCATCCTATGATATCTAATGTGAACTTTTACTTCTACAATGGCGTATCAACCCTAATCATGGTTTACAGTAAATTAGGTTTGATCCATTAAGTTCTATGACGACCTAGGGTTCCTTGTGGTAAACTGGGTTGTACTTTCGTATCTGACTCTCAGCGTCTCGATTTTCTATGGGTCGGAGGGTCGGGTTCTCTTTTCAGTTCATCCCAATCCCTCATGGGATATGAACCTCATGCTTTTGGCATCGAGATGTATTAATGCAGTAGATCCAAACCCTAAACACATATGTTCTCAAACAAGAAACACACAAACATATAGATTAACTGAAAAGATGTTTACATAACAAAAGagctactccctacatcctagaatCATGAGAACTACTTCATAATAGAGGTATTACAATCCAAAGACAACAATGAAAGCATTCATACAATCAAATTAGAGAATAGAGAGATGCTTAGGGAGAAGTCTTCAGAGTAGTTCCTTGCACCGGTAGTGAATGGAGCGTCGGAGTCGATGAAGGTGATGGTTCTAGTGTTTCCCTAAGAGGGGAAACCCTCTCCCAAGGAGGGATGAAGTCTTCCCCTCTTTTTTTTTTGCCCCTGGCCGATCCCATCAAATCCCCTTTTATAGGTGCTAAGGTTGGTCGCGTGACACATCCCATGCCATTAGGCACGGGCGACCATGTCGCATGAGAAATCTCTAGATTTGGTGGCCACGACCtcttggatcgagatgcgctagagggggggggggggggaatagctctcgtgactttcacttttcgtattcaaAAATTCGACGAGTTAAGTAGCAGAAATTAAAACAAAACACACACAaaaagacccaagtattttttacttggttcggagccttgggcgactcctactccaaggcccatgctcgttgagcgtttatttgggcaatcactataatatcgcaaagagTACAAGTATGAAGAAGTAcagtaataatttaaataataccAACAACAAAGTTACAGAAATTGAAGCGCCGAATCGTCGGTGGCTTGTTACAGCACTTCTGGAAC
This window of the Zingiber officinale cultivar Zhangliang chromosome 3B, Zo_v1.1, whole genome shotgun sequence genome carries:
- the LOC122055837 gene encoding vegetative cell wall protein gp1-like, which produces MYVRTDLLRTTDHTHHLFDRVPLTAAMEAASLLSLLFVLLCSSVSSARAARSLTAFMPPPIPFLPPKPSLPNIPSLLPPIPFLPPNPLFPRGPILPPIPFLPPIPSLLPPSIPSLLPPSIPSLLPPSIPSLLPPSIPSLLPPSIPSLLPPSIPSLLPPSIPSLLPPSIPSLLPPNPLLPPSTPSSTTPSILPPIPFLTPSSPSSSPPSTPSILPPIPLLPPSSTPSLLPPLPRIPGLPVP